The segment CACACCGGCGAAAGAAGTCGGTTCTATGTTTAAAGGAGCAGTGTCAATTATGAAGCGCGCTCAGCAATCTGCTCGCTGGGCGTGGGCGCCACTCGCGGCAGCCGTTTTCGGACTGTCGATTATGGCCGCCTACAGCCAAACGCAACCCAACACAGTCCCGGGCGAAATCATCCTATACATGCAGCCGGGTACGCCGCAGGACACCGTGAACACGGTGGCGGCGAGCGTGTCGCCGCTCTCGGTTACACCACTCCTGATGAAGGACTGCTACGTCATCTGGCTCCCAACAAACCGTCAGACACCCGCGGAGACGTCGTCGGCTGTGGCCACTCTCAAACAGTTCCCCAGCGTTCGCTACGCCGACATTTCGCATCTCTATACACTTTACGGTCAAAGCTCGGGTGATATTCCGAACGACCCCGATTACGCGCCCGATCAGTGGGATATGCCTCTGATCAACATGCCGCAAGCATGGGCGCTTGAAAAGGGAGCTCCGAATGTGAACGTTGGCTGGATCGACTCCGGCTACGACTTGACACATGTGGACACAAAGGGACAGTTCCTCCCCGACAGCTACGACACCGCGGATAACAGCACCAACATCAATGCGGATGCCGGCGCCGATCACGGCGTCTCCACGAGCGGTATTGCGATCGCGCTGACCAACAACGGTATCGGCGCCGCCGGCATCGACTGGGAGAACATCAAGTGCCTCGGCATCAAGGCGCACAAAATTGGCGCACCGGCTGAATCGGTAGATACGCCCGGCATCCTGTCCGGTTATGCTTACATCCTGTCGCGCGTACAGCAGGACCACATCGTCGCTGTCAATATGAGTTATGGCTACTCTGGCGGCGACCCGAGCAATACGAACGACCCGCAGTATCAGGGGATTCTCGCGCTGGTAAACGCAGGCGTTGCAATGATCGCGGCCGCAGGAAACGACGGTATTGAAGATAGCGGAACGAACCTTCCTGCCGCTTATCCGTTTGTCGTAAGCGTTTCCGCTATAGGACCAACAAAGGCGCTCGCCTACTACTCATCGTACGGCAAGGTGGAACTTGCAGCCCCCGGCGGGTCTCAGATTACAGGTCCTAATGATCCCAATGGCTGCTTCGTTCTCAAACAGGGCAGCCTGTATGCGTTTGAGCAAGGCACCTCCTTCGCCGCGCCGCACGTAACTGCTGTGACCGCTCTGCTGATGTCAATTCCCGGTGTCACGGCGGCCAAGGCGATCAAGGTGATGGAGGAGACGGCGAATTCAACCGGACTGGGCACGCTGCCCGATGCGCACTTTGGCTATGGCATCCTGGACGCTTATGCGGCGCTAAACAAAGTTGCCGTTCAGGCATCCATCGTCAACCCGCAGGGCGTTGATCCCGCGACCGGTCTCCCCACCGATCTGAGCAACACGGCACCGCCTGTTGCTACGTTCAAGCCGAGACTCACCTTCTCGCTCGTGAATGTAGCACCGGCCAACGTCACCATCACCATCGATGGTACTCCGGCGCCTGCCTCCGATATCCAGAATGCGACGTTCGTCGGCGACTCCACCTCGGCAAACCCAAACTACACGATGCAGATCCGGCATCAGTTTCCTCTGTCGGCGCCATTTCAGCACACGATTACGGTGACCGGCGTTGGCGTGGGTGGCGGAGCAACCGTGACAGCATCTCGCATCATCACGCTGACCCCGCACGTGTTCCTGCCCGGAACTTCACTCGTCTCCATACCCTACTTCGAGTCGGCAGCCGATTCGCCGACCGGGGCGTTCCGGCAGC is part of the Armatimonadota bacterium genome and harbors:
- a CDS encoding S8 family serine peptidase, coding for MKRAQQSARWAWAPLAAAVFGLSIMAAYSQTQPNTVPGEIILYMQPGTPQDTVNTVAASVSPLSVTPLLMKDCYVIWLPTNRQTPAETSSAVATLKQFPSVRYADISHLYTLYGQSSGDIPNDPDYAPDQWDMPLINMPQAWALEKGAPNVNVGWIDSGYDLTHVDTKGQFLPDSYDTADNSTNINADAGADHGVSTSGIAIALTNNGIGAAGIDWENIKCLGIKAHKIGAPAESVDTPGILSGYAYILSRVQQDHIVAVNMSYGYSGGDPSNTNDPQYQGILALVNAGVAMIAAAGNDGIEDSGTNLPAAYPFVVSVSAIGPTKALAYYSSYGKVELAAPGGSQITGPNDPNGCFVLKQGSLYAFEQGTSFAAPHVTAVTALLMSIPGVTAAKAIKVMEETANSTGLGTLPDAHFGYGILDAYAALNKVAVQASIVNPQGVDPATGLPTDLSNTAPPVATFKPRLTFSLVNVAPANVTITIDGTPAPASDIQNATFVGDSTSANPNYTMQIRHQFPLSAPFQHTITVTGVGVGGGATVTASRIITLTPHVFLPGTSLVSIPYFESAADSPTGAFRQPKQLLGSSSGLARWVTLPTSTGNAGQYATYGPGASGENPAYSSFTPPDVTTTIDQAEALGLPTDVRPLGLGYFLQSPASIEVDTNGKTYDNRPIVIPLHEGWNLIGDPFNYVVPFNALQVQMADGSRVSIGSAADQGSILPDIYTLSNGSYTFATLPGGSLLPWQGHWVYVYPKNPASPSLAPTISLVVPPTAQAGSGTGNAVVLHPQTAGQTLGAPVSTGWKLQLDATSGTLHDANNFIGMSGQATVGRDITKVPKPPMLSPNVTLGVLRPNDGSALYAQDLEPFGAAHTWNVIVSSTQKNATVTVTWPNIQSVPRSYSLLLTDKTSGDQVQMRHAGSYQFNTGPQAASRTFTITAAPVAPGAPMAITSVFVDPARMVNGRSVGLYDIRYNLTRAAQVSVTVMANGRTVAQVAPGRAVLAGSNDTTWNGRDSAGRTLPAGLYMVQISAVTSDGQVARTVAPMVITGR